Proteins from one Pseudobdellovibrionaceae bacterium genomic window:
- a CDS encoding TorF family putative porin has translation MSPRSRFSGVMILVALSLCCARVHAQSTTAKDEFQPGKLFARVAIATNHVEQGLTQTEGSPVVQTTLGYKWEQFQLGLWGSNVKFTGTDDSVNLRLFAAYRFIFTSNADLTARYDFNRYYNAGTRNGAITGLDLNLFKYHVMYDRIENWEGTGYDSIRYGFEKEWELATDFTMLTGFGYNMLSDPDFSNYFDVVASLGYRLAGLKYEFVGTYNSASGQFGSRAGPFFFLRFSATF, from the coding sequence ATGAGCCCTCGGTCCCGGTTTTCCGGAGTCATGATATTGGTCGCGCTGTCGCTTTGCTGCGCGCGTGTCCATGCCCAAAGCACCACCGCCAAAGACGAATTCCAACCCGGAAAGCTCTTCGCACGCGTCGCCATCGCGACGAATCACGTCGAACAGGGACTCACGCAAACCGAAGGCTCCCCCGTCGTGCAAACGACGCTCGGCTACAAATGGGAGCAGTTCCAGCTCGGCCTTTGGGGATCGAACGTGAAGTTCACGGGCACGGATGATTCCGTGAATCTGCGCCTTTTCGCCGCTTACCGCTTCATCTTCACGTCCAACGCCGACCTGACGGCACGTTACGACTTCAACCGCTATTACAATGCGGGCACGCGCAACGGCGCGATCACGGGCCTCGATCTGAATCTATTCAAGTATCACGTGATGTACGACCGAATCGAAAACTGGGAAGGCACCGGCTACGATTCCATCCGTTACGGCTTCGAAAAAGAATGGGAACTCGCCACGGACTTCACGATGCTCACCGGCTTCGGCTACAATATGTTGAGCGATCCGGACTTCAGCAACTACTTCGACGTGGTCGCGAGCCTGGGTTACCGTTTGGCGGGATTGAAGTACGAATTCGTCGGGACCTACAACAGCGCCAGCGGACAATTCGGCAGCCGCGCCGGCCCCTTCTTTTTCCTGAGATTCAGCGCGACTTTCTAA
- the motA gene encoding flagellar motor stator protein MotA translates to MGFVGILVVFGTVFGGFVIAGGHMSVILKAAPIEMLIIAGAALGAYLIANPMKTIKAGVKMSIHAMTAKGPAKQDYVELLQMMFQLFQLFRKDGPQAVEKHIETPDKSEIFNAYPSFMKNHHAVHFLCDTMKITLSADLSPYDVDDLLDGDIKAIHSEEHAAQHAVQTVADGFPGLGIVAAVLGIVKTMDHLTEGTEVIGRLVASALVGTMLGVFCAYGLIAPTASKIGADADAEGRYLSVIKAALIALQKGAPPLVCVEYARRTIQPEERPSFEELDKATKEIKKAA, encoded by the coding sequence ATGGGTTTTGTAGGAATTCTCGTCGTCTTCGGAACGGTCTTTGGCGGCTTCGTCATTGCTGGCGGTCATATGTCCGTCATCCTGAAAGCCGCGCCGATCGAGATGTTGATCATCGCCGGTGCCGCTTTGGGTGCATACCTGATCGCGAATCCGATGAAGACCATCAAAGCCGGCGTTAAAATGAGCATCCACGCGATGACCGCGAAAGGTCCCGCGAAACAGGATTACGTCGAGCTGTTGCAGATGATGTTTCAGCTGTTCCAGTTGTTCCGTAAAGACGGACCCCAGGCGGTGGAAAAACACATCGAGACTCCGGACAAATCGGAAATCTTCAATGCATATCCCAGCTTCATGAAGAACCACCATGCGGTGCACTTCCTTTGCGATACCATGAAGATCACGCTGTCGGCGGATCTGTCGCCGTACGATGTCGACGATCTTTTGGACGGCGATATCAAGGCGATCCACTCGGAAGAACATGCGGCCCAGCACGCGGTGCAAACCGTCGCGGACGGGTTTCCTGGACTGGGGATCGTCGCCGCGGTCTTGGGTATCGTGAAAACGATGGATCACTTGACGGAAGGGACGGAAGTCATCGGTCGCTTGGTCGCATCCGCCCTGGTCGGAACGATGCTCGGGGTCTTCTGCGCCTACGGTTTGATCGCGCCCACGGCGTCGAAAATCGGCGCGGATGCGGATGCCGAAGGTCGCTATTTGAGCGTCATTAAGGCCGCGTTGATCGCACTGCAAAAGGGCGCACCGCCGCTCGTTTGCGTCGAGTACGCTCGCCGCACGATTCAACCTGAAGAGCGCCCCAGCTTCGAAGAACTCGACAAGGCGACGAAAGAAATCAAGAAGGCCGCGTAA
- a CDS encoding 3'-5' exoribonuclease encodes MSLATPWKDVTFVAFDTETSGAFPVGFEIVEMGAVKWKNGQILDRFQALIKPSVPMGEEVIKIHGITNEMVADAPPLSEVLPKFMEFLGDAVIIAHHAPFDLGFLVYDLERAGLKVPTTPALCSSLLARRMITESENHRLQTLVKVLNLGENTAHRALDDAESCQRLSEIIFARVGADATLAEITNKMAKRVVWSDYTLLNSGQENLKTLVEAVRSKKDVDFVYGGGSNKGLTRRMTPIGVVRNPDGDFVQAICHIDRASKRFYVGRMTDLQIVY; translated from the coding sequence ATGTCACTCGCGACTCCTTGGAAAGACGTTACTTTCGTGGCCTTCGATACCGAAACTTCGGGCGCTTTTCCCGTGGGTTTTGAGATCGTCGAGATGGGCGCGGTCAAATGGAAGAACGGTCAGATCCTCGATCGGTTCCAAGCGCTGATCAAACCCAGCGTCCCCATGGGGGAAGAGGTCATCAAGATCCACGGCATCACGAACGAGATGGTCGCCGATGCGCCGCCTTTGAGCGAGGTTTTACCGAAGTTCATGGAGTTTCTGGGCGACGCGGTGATCATCGCACACCATGCGCCGTTCGATCTGGGCTTTTTGGTTTACGATTTGGAGCGCGCGGGCCTGAAGGTGCCGACCACGCCGGCGCTGTGCTCGAGTCTGCTCGCCCGTCGCATGATCACGGAAAGTGAAAACCACCGCCTGCAAACCTTGGTGAAGGTGCTGAATCTCGGCGAGAACACCGCGCACCGTGCGCTCGACGATGCGGAATCGTGCCAGCGCCTGAGCGAGATCATCTTCGCCCGCGTGGGTGCGGACGCGACGCTTGCGGAAATCACCAACAAGATGGCGAAGCGGGTCGTCTGGAGCGACTATACGCTTTTGAACTCGGGCCAAGAGAATCTGAAAACCTTGGTCGAAGCGGTTCGTAGCAAAAAAGACGTCGATTTCGTCTATGGTGGCGGCTCGAACAAAGGCCTCACCCGGCGTATGACCCCCATCGGCGTCGTCCGCAACCCTGATGGCGACTTTGTTCAGGCCATCTGCCATATCGACCGCGCCAGCAAACGTTTCTACGTCGGCCGCATGACGGATCTGCAAATCGTTTATTAG
- a CDS encoding diguanylate cyclase, with protein sequence MILDDDTDQHRALTRALGPDYDYALFASSSEIFQAAAPDLFLCDLQLADGRALEVLAKARANWPTTARLVISGQLTEADLIQFLNRDLAHRVLRKPWAVEELRQSVLEGLAMTRVLKDRQYWQELSLTDPVTHLWNRRGFLQQMVRESSRARRHRRPYSLLMIDLDRFKEMNDEKGHSYGDEVLRKLSRLFTESVRAIDWVCRYGGDEFAILLPEAGTEEAFEVAERLRLKASAELGLHLSLGLAAYPDHAEDPAQIVESADRALYTAKTSGRNQTAIAGSKATPLT encoded by the coding sequence ATGATTCTTGATGATGATACGGATCAGCACCGGGCGCTCACCCGCGCGTTGGGGCCGGATTACGATTACGCGCTTTTCGCGTCCTCGTCCGAAATTTTTCAGGCGGCCGCGCCGGATCTGTTTCTCTGCGATTTGCAGCTGGCGGACGGACGCGCGCTCGAAGTGCTCGCGAAGGCCCGCGCCAACTGGCCCACCACCGCGCGGCTGGTGATCTCGGGACAACTGACCGAAGCGGACTTGATTCAATTTTTGAACCGCGACCTCGCGCACCGTGTCCTGCGCAAACCTTGGGCCGTCGAAGAGCTGCGCCAATCGGTCCTCGAGGGGCTCGCGATGACCCGCGTGTTGAAAGACCGCCAATACTGGCAAGAGCTCTCGCTGACCGATCCGGTCACGCACCTTTGGAATCGCCGCGGATTCCTGCAACAGATGGTGCGCGAATCCAGCCGCGCCCGCCGGCATCGCCGTCCTTACTCCCTCCTCATGATCGACCTCGATCGCTTCAAAGAAATGAACGACGAGAAAGGACACAGCTACGGCGACGAAGTACTGCGCAAACTTTCGCGCCTCTTCACCGAAAGCGTGCGCGCGATTGACTGGGTCTGCCGCTACGGCGGCGACGAGTTCGCGATTCTGCTGCCCGAAGCTGGAACCGAAGAAGCCTTCGAAGTCGCGGAACGCCTACGACTGAAGGCGAGCGCGGAGCTCGGCCTCCATTTAAGTCTGGGTCTGGCCGCGTATCCGGATCACGCCGAAGATCCAGCCCAGATTGTCGAAAGTGCAGACCGAGCCCTCTATACGGCCAAAACAAGTGGCCGAAATCAGACCGCCATTGCGGGTTCCAAGGCAACGCCCTTAACCTGA
- a CDS encoding SOS response-associated peptidase family protein yields the protein MCFSAIIQQRAKKLGVLFAARIQTDDYTELFVRRMEGEKLLLGVGLEMDFLEGAKTESEKRGRDAILTWHRDEAERLREEILKQVARRDDSRTKLAVKTTKKAENDLRVSLNKIEKLTSELARHEGILDAVADKDGEKKIVDFDRVFPRAFTSMVGTDRDGEKIVIPVRYLLRPHDKDENFDLKFHGCYNARRDALYNVPWWRNLLGQRHGVLSVRNFYEFVPRETYPDRPKSEPGPENLEVEFTPESEEILYVPTLWDTWKDKTGKSMNSAALITDTPLPDVARTGHDRTPIFLTKKAAEEWLELKTDDPAKVNAVLDQKTLPKLRHRLSGS from the coding sequence ATGTGCTTTTCGGCAATCATTCAGCAACGAGCGAAAAAACTGGGCGTTCTGTTCGCCGCGCGCATTCAGACTGACGATTACACGGAACTATTCGTCCGCCGCATGGAAGGCGAAAAACTTCTGCTGGGTGTGGGCCTAGAGATGGATTTTCTGGAAGGCGCGAAGACCGAGTCCGAAAAACGCGGCCGCGATGCCATCCTGACGTGGCATCGGGACGAAGCCGAACGTTTGCGCGAAGAGATTCTGAAACAGGTGGCCCGTCGTGATGACTCTCGCACGAAACTCGCGGTGAAGACGACAAAGAAAGCCGAAAACGATCTACGCGTCTCGCTCAATAAAATCGAAAAGTTGACCAGTGAGCTCGCAAGGCACGAAGGCATTCTGGATGCCGTCGCGGATAAGGACGGCGAAAAGAAAATCGTCGATTTTGATCGCGTGTTTCCGCGCGCATTCACCTCGATGGTCGGCACGGACCGCGACGGCGAAAAGATCGTCATCCCCGTCCGCTACCTGCTTCGCCCGCACGACAAAGACGAAAACTTCGATCTCAAATTTCACGGCTGTTACAACGCAAGACGGGACGCGCTTTACAACGTCCCGTGGTGGAGAAATCTGCTCGGCCAACGCCATGGCGTCTTGAGCGTTCGGAATTTTTACGAGTTCGTGCCACGCGAAACCTATCCCGATCGCCCGAAAAGCGAACCGGGGCCGGAAAACCTCGAAGTCGAATTCACTCCCGAGTCAGAAGAGATTCTCTACGTCCCGACCCTTTGGGATACGTGGAAAGACAAGACAGGAAAGTCGATGAATTCGGCGGCACTCATCACCGATACGCCACTCCCGGATGTCGCTCGCACGGGTCACGACCGCACACCAATATTTTTAACGAAGAAAGCCGCCGAAGAGTGGCTCGAACTGAAGACGGACGATCCCGCAAAGGTGAACGCCGTCCTCGATCAAAAAACTCTGCCTAAACTGCGTCACCGCCTGAGCGGCAGTTAG
- a CDS encoding signal peptidase II: MRREDWVVVFFPLAVTWALDRLSKMWAVGIQGTVSQYEYLHFVLHHNKGAMLGLFSNLPEFLRIVSLSTAGAFLVCIYALIQFLLPIKTMKLRTGLSIVLGGIMGNVTDRILWGEVVDFIVIGNERWQSPVFNVADALQWVGYALILIGVFKDGDLIWPENNIRKQYWVNKKFQLKYCAILLGVGLGISLVTMVFSFTYIRVALIDLLGENDPRLDKYVMPFAQVFALISVGFSLGLFTVGKVISHKIAGPIYAFERSMLETLRNLESGKDMRPLKLRAKDEFKQLEALHRQIQDKMTELRGPLAPAAPEVGRETPVEALPSPDPNARHSA, encoded by the coding sequence ATGAGAAGAGAAGACTGGGTTGTCGTATTTTTTCCGTTAGCGGTGACGTGGGCGCTCGATCGTCTGTCGAAGATGTGGGCCGTCGGTATTCAAGGCACCGTCTCGCAGTACGAGTATTTGCATTTCGTACTTCACCATAACAAAGGCGCGATGCTCGGGCTGTTCTCGAATCTGCCGGAATTCCTGCGGATCGTGTCGCTGTCGACTGCCGGCGCGTTCCTGGTTTGCATCTACGCCTTGATCCAATTCCTGCTCCCGATCAAAACCATGAAACTCCGCACGGGTCTGTCGATCGTCCTCGGCGGCATCATGGGGAACGTCACGGACCGCATCCTGTGGGGCGAAGTCGTCGACTTCATCGTCATCGGCAATGAAAGATGGCAGTCCCCGGTCTTCAACGTCGCGGACGCCCTTCAGTGGGTCGGCTACGCCCTGATCCTGATCGGCGTCTTCAAGGACGGCGACTTGATTTGGCCCGAAAACAACATCCGCAAGCAGTACTGGGTGAACAAGAAATTCCAGCTCAAATACTGCGCGATCCTGCTCGGGGTCGGCCTCGGAATCTCGCTCGTGACGATGGTTTTCAGCTTCACCTACATCCGCGTCGCGCTGATCGACCTGCTGGGCGAGAACGATCCCCGCTTGGACAAGTACGTGATGCCGTTCGCGCAGGTCTTCGCCCTGATCAGCGTCGGTTTCTCGCTCGGTCTCTTCACGGTGGGGAAAGTCATCTCACATAAGATCGCGGGTCCCATTTACGCTTTCGAGCGCTCCATGCTCGAGACCTTACGCAATCTGGAGAGCGGCAAGGACATGCGACCGCTGAAACTCCGCGCGAAGGACGAGTTCAAACAGCTCGAAGCCTTGCATCGCCAGATTCAGGACAAAATGACGGAACTGCGCGGTCCTTTGGCGCCCGCCGCGCCCGAGGTCGGTCGCGAAACGCCGGTGGAAGCGCTGCCCTCTCCGGACCCGAACGCGAGACACTCCGCTTAA
- a CDS encoding chemotaxis protein MotB, producing the protein MAAEKKGQTIVIKKIYNAAGHHGGAWKVALADFMTALMAFFLVMWLLGQSTQTKKAVSDYFSTPSVIEYSFQNFGVELTLEKLFLDLLSEPLKAFQSFLEPIDKTPNVFDFGSQKVVAAYMADQIGDIAKNVSITPDGIEFDIIDSEMFIPGTATPNEGFTRIMTQMKAVTEGLADSTVAIESRLWNESVPGSDHGQAKNVATERLSLIRAKVQSTFENPSNDIAGSTNVQSKKGFVEGQGTRPAGMIHFKIQQKPQRADGKPTKKLETLFGASDPSMNVYDNFVKQVSGQKKRQAASEEDSTQKEESREQ; encoded by the coding sequence ATGGCAGCAGAGAAGAAGGGTCAGACGATCGTCATCAAGAAGATCTACAACGCCGCCGGGCACCACGGCGGTGCTTGGAAGGTCGCGCTTGCGGATTTCATGACGGCACTGATGGCCTTCTTCCTCGTCATGTGGCTGCTCGGTCAATCCACGCAAACCAAAAAAGCGGTTTCGGATTACTTCTCTACGCCGTCGGTCATTGAATACAGCTTCCAGAATTTCGGGGTGGAGCTCACTCTCGAAAAACTGTTCCTGGATCTATTGAGCGAGCCGCTGAAGGCGTTCCAAAGCTTCCTGGAGCCCATCGACAAGACACCGAACGTTTTCGACTTTGGATCGCAGAAGGTCGTCGCGGCTTACATGGCCGATCAGATCGGGGACATCGCGAAGAACGTGTCGATCACGCCGGACGGGATCGAATTCGACATCATCGACAGTGAGATGTTCATTCCGGGAACCGCGACGCCGAACGAGGGGTTTACGCGGATCATGACGCAGATGAAAGCCGTGACCGAAGGTCTGGCGGATTCCACCGTCGCGATCGAGTCACGTCTGTGGAACGAAAGCGTGCCGGGCAGCGATCACGGGCAGGCCAAGAACGTGGCGACCGAACGTTTGTCGTTGATTCGCGCGAAAGTGCAGTCGACGTTCGAAAATCCGTCGAACGACATCGCGGGCAGCACCAACGTGCAATCGAAAAAGGGGTTCGTCGAAGGGCAGGGCACGCGTCCCGCCGGGATGATCCACTTCAAGATCCAGCAGAAGCCCCAGCGTGCGGACGGCAAGCCGACCAAGAAGTTGGAAACGCTGTTCGGGGCTTCCGATCCTTCGATGAACGTCTACGACAACTTCGTGAAGCAGGTTTCGGGGCAGAAAAAACGCCAAGCCGCGAGCGAAGAAGACTCCACGCAAAAAGAAGAGTCGCGCGAGCAGTAA
- the dsbD gene encoding protein-disulfide reductase DsbD, producing the protein MGTVLATLLVSLAVVMAPAHAQKANPFVKGENAAAHRMEVDPLTVTAKLNPSEIEPEQIVEVQIKLKLLPEYKAYEDQFKITTAKDEGFQVAKYHISPIQEFYDDFSKRQRRGVIDEATLTAAIGVPKSPNRDGVLELNLTYQACTKTFCLFPKTIPIKLNYSIKGDAKPAKALPANPQSAGMFEQSFEEAFSRGLGWTFFFVFIAGILTSFTPCIFPMIPITLAVLAKDSQRRTRAQSFLRSLAYVFGIATTYSILGVFAASTGALFGSAMSSPWVLGAVCAVFLAMALSLFGFYEIEVPHRLQRALGKGHSLSGNLGAFVTGLISGIVASPCVGPILVGILAYVAQSQNLLLGFSLLFVFAFGMGQLFLALGLFTNLSKKLPKSGGWLNGVKNVSGLLMLGAFYYHLELLMPQRTFDIALAVGLIILGSLGGAFQKTIESPFQKIAKGAGWAMLMFGSFLMIVGIFDLRPMLSSQSMSGLPMAGDKVPGIIWQDLNDQAINEAKRQGKPVVIDFYADWCAACHELDRITFVNPRVIDATQNFVRLRFDATRDSEQLAIYKKRYGILGLPWVVLIDAKGEFRKDLTLTEFEEPVRFLDRLNKL; encoded by the coding sequence ATGGGAACCGTGCTTGCGACTCTATTAGTTAGCCTTGCCGTCGTGATGGCACCTGCGCACGCGCAGAAGGCAAACCCGTTTGTGAAAGGCGAGAACGCCGCCGCACATCGGATGGAAGTCGATCCCCTCACCGTCACCGCAAAACTCAATCCTTCCGAGATCGAGCCCGAGCAGATCGTCGAAGTGCAAATCAAGCTGAAGCTTCTGCCTGAATATAAGGCGTACGAAGATCAATTCAAAATCACGACCGCCAAAGACGAAGGCTTCCAAGTCGCGAAGTACCACATCTCGCCGATTCAGGAGTTCTACGACGACTTCTCGAAACGCCAGCGTCGCGGCGTCATCGACGAAGCCACGCTGACCGCCGCGATCGGCGTTCCGAAATCGCCGAACCGTGATGGCGTCCTCGAACTGAACCTGACGTACCAAGCCTGCACGAAAACCTTCTGTCTTTTTCCGAAAACGATTCCGATCAAACTGAACTACTCGATCAAGGGTGACGCGAAACCCGCGAAAGCTCTCCCCGCCAATCCGCAATCGGCGGGCATGTTCGAACAGAGTTTCGAAGAGGCCTTCTCGCGCGGTCTTGGCTGGACCTTCTTCTTCGTTTTCATCGCGGGGATCCTGACGAGCTTCACGCCTTGCATCTTCCCGATGATCCCGATCACGCTCGCGGTCCTCGCGAAGGATTCGCAGCGCCGCACGCGCGCGCAAAGTTTTCTGCGGAGTCTCGCTTACGTTTTCGGGATCGCGACGACCTACTCGATTCTCGGCGTCTTTGCGGCCAGCACCGGCGCGCTGTTCGGTTCAGCGATGAGTTCGCCGTGGGTACTGGGGGCGGTTTGCGCGGTCTTCCTCGCGATGGCGCTTTCGCTCTTCGGATTCTACGAGATCGAAGTCCCCCACCGCCTGCAACGCGCCCTCGGTAAAGGCCATTCGCTGAGCGGAAATCTCGGCGCCTTTGTCACGGGCCTCATCAGCGGCATCGTCGCCAGTCCCTGCGTCGGCCCGATCCTCGTGGGGATCCTCGCGTACGTGGCGCAGTCGCAAAACCTGCTCCTCGGCTTCTCACTTCTCTTCGTCTTCGCGTTCGGAATGGGGCAACTCTTCTTGGCGTTGGGACTCTTCACCAATCTCTCGAAGAAACTTCCGAAATCCGGCGGCTGGTTGAACGGCGTGAAAAACGTCTCGGGCCTTTTGATGTTGGGCGCGTTCTACTATCACCTCGAACTGCTCATGCCCCAGCGGACATTCGACATCGCGCTCGCGGTCGGCCTCATCATTCTGGGAAGCCTGGGTGGCGCGTTCCAAAAGACCATCGAGTCCCCGTTCCAAAAAATCGCGAAGGGCGCGGGCTGGGCGATGCTCATGTTCGGAAGTTTCCTGATGATCGTCGGGATCTTCGATCTGCGCCCGATGCTGTCGAGCCAATCGATGAGCGGACTTCCCATGGCGGGCGACAAAGTCCCCGGAATCATCTGGCAAGATTTGAACGATCAAGCGATCAACGAAGCGAAACGCCAAGGCAAACCCGTCGTCATCGATTTCTACGCCGACTGGTGCGCGGCTTGCCACGAGCTCGACCGCATCACCTTCGTGAATCCCCGCGTGATCGACGCCACCCAAAACTTCGTACGTCTACGTTTCGACGCGACTCGCGACTCCGAACAGCTCGCGATCTACAAAAAACGCTACGGAATCCTGGGACTGCCGTGGGTCGTCCTGATCGACGCGAAGGGCGAGTTCCGCAAGGACCTGACGCTCACCGAATTCGAAGAGCCGGTCCGCTTCCTCGATCGCCTCAACAAACTGTAA
- the dacB gene encoding D-alanyl-D-alanine carboxypeptidase/D-alanyl-D-alanine-endopeptidase, with protein MDMLRNFLIPAMLVSASLFHFNAPARATGVLENDFRARLKSAKLKPEDFGVMIGEVGAEALLSLNAERPMIPASITKLVTAASFLKHYPPGTKFKTQLVADANVTGATLKGSLYLKGAGDPAFVSETMWFLVNAFTRTGVTQVDGDLIVDDNLFDSLRYDPSRQADRVDRAYDAPTGAMSFNWNSVNIFVRPGAKAGDAARVWLDPENEYVRLRGSVKTSGKGVNVNIDRDFDKKSGQDVIHVSGSIAPGANEYVQFKNITSPDLWAGANLKSFLAQRGVNVKGKVLPGRAPESAKVLAEAESKPVEQIVADMNKFSNNYVAEMLTKHLGLLRQKPGTIAGGMKVIEEDLQSIGIGKDQMLLTNPSGLTRDNRITAQAMWTLLKSVETDFQSYPEFVASLPISGIDGTLKKRMKDNGGERQVRAKTGLLTGVIALAGYGAGKKTGKAVPFVFIYNGNADGALVRSVVDRFVVEKIVNGEELQKVQ; from the coding sequence ATGGATATGCTGCGAAATTTTTTGATCCCCGCGATGCTCGTTTCCGCTTCCCTTTTTCATTTTAACGCTCCCGCACGTGCGACCGGCGTACTGGAGAACGACTTTCGCGCTCGTTTGAAGTCCGCAAAGCTGAAACCGGAAGATTTCGGCGTGATGATTGGCGAAGTCGGAGCCGAGGCTTTGCTCAGCCTGAACGCCGAGCGCCCCATGATTCCGGCCTCGATCACGAAGCTCGTGACCGCGGCTTCTTTCTTGAAACACTATCCGCCCGGAACCAAGTTTAAAACTCAGCTGGTCGCCGACGCGAACGTCACAGGGGCGACGCTCAAGGGGAGTCTGTACCTGAAAGGCGCGGGCGATCCGGCGTTCGTATCCGAAACGATGTGGTTTCTGGTCAACGCCTTCACCCGCACGGGCGTCACGCAAGTCGACGGGGATCTGATCGTCGACGACAATCTGTTCGATAGCCTGCGCTACGATCCGTCCCGTCAGGCGGACCGGGTGGATCGCGCCTACGATGCGCCCACGGGGGCGATGTCGTTCAATTGGAATTCGGTCAACATCTTCGTGCGACCGGGAGCCAAGGCCGGGGATGCCGCGCGCGTTTGGCTGGATCCGGAAAACGAGTACGTGCGTCTGCGCGGAAGCGTGAAGACCTCGGGGAAGGGCGTGAACGTCAATATCGACCGCGATTTCGATAAAAAGTCCGGTCAGGACGTGATTCATGTTTCGGGTTCGATCGCTCCCGGCGCCAATGAGTACGTACAGTTCAAAAACATCACGAGTCCTGATCTGTGGGCGGGGGCGAATCTGAAATCCTTCCTGGCCCAGCGCGGGGTTAACGTGAAAGGGAAGGTTCTGCCCGGCCGCGCGCCGGAATCTGCGAAAGTTTTGGCCGAGGCGGAGTCCAAACCGGTCGAGCAGATCGTCGCGGATATGAACAAGTTCTCGAACAACTACGTGGCCGAAATGTTGACGAAACATCTGGGCCTGCTGCGCCAGAAACCCGGGACCATCGCGGGAGGTATGAAGGTGATCGAAGAGGATCTGCAGTCGATCGGGATCGGCAAGGACCAGATGCTGCTGACGAATCCTTCGGGGCTGACGCGTGACAATCGCATCACCGCCCAGGCGATGTGGACGCTTCTCAAAAGCGTCGAAACCGACTTTCAAAGTTATCCGGAGTTCGTGGCCTCGCTGCCGATCAGCGGGATCGACGGAACACTCAAGAAGCGGATGAAGGACAACGGTGGCGAGCGCCAGGTCCGGGCCAAGACTGGACTCTTGACCGGAGTGATCGCGCTGGCCGGTTACGGCGCTGGCAAAAAGACCGGAAAAGCGGTGCCGTTCGTGTTCATTTACAACGGGAATGCCGATGGAGCTTTAGTGAGGTCCGTCGTTGATCGTTTCGTGGTGGAAAAGATCGTGAACGGCGAGGAACTTCAGAAGGTTCAGTGA